One Patescibacteria group bacterium genomic window, TCAAAAGCAAAAAAGCAAATGATAACTGTAAATACATACAAAAATACTATAGCTCATGAAGTGAAGAAAAAGTTCAAATCTGCTTTTATTTATTTAAAACCAGCACCTGAGGGAAGAGGGGTTATAGCAGGCGGTGTTGTAAGAGATGTTATGGAACTTGCTGGTATAAAAGATATTATTGCAAAAATGTATGGTTCAAATAGTAAAATAAATAATGTAAGAGCTACATTTGAAGCATTATCTGATTTAAGATTACTAGAAGAAAAAAAATCTGATTCAAAAGAAAAGGTATTAGAAAAATCAGAATCTATTTTAGTAGAAGATATAAAAAAAGAAGAATAAATAATTAAAGATAAATAGTTAGAGAATTAGAATGTTAGAGTCAGATAAATTAT contains:
- the rpsE gene encoding 30S ribosomal protein S5, with the protein product MREKFQKREKPEFEQRLVDIARVTRVMAGGKRLRFRACVVIGDLNGRVGWGIAKGADVSIAINKAVSKAKKQMITVNTYKNTIAHEVKKKFKSAFIYLKPAPEGRGVIAGGVVRDVMELAGIKDIIAKMYGSNSKINNVRATFEALSDLRLLEEKKSDSKEKVLEKSESILVEDIKKEE